From the genome of Pseudomonas helvetica:
ATGTCATAGCCCGAAAGTTGTATACAATTCTTGATTCAGGTCATAGGCACTTGCAGAAATTTCAGGCAGTCTTTATGCCCTACGGATTTTGTTAACCCTGCCTTGGAGATTCACCATGTTTGCCAAACTCGTTGCGGTATCCCTGCTGACACTGGCCAGCAGCCAATTGATGGCTGCAGAGTGCAAGGTCGATGTCGACTCCACCGATCAGATGTCCTTCAACACCAAGGAAATCACCATCGACAAGAGCTGCAAGACCTTCACCGTCAACCTGACCCACTCCGGCAGCTTGCCGAAGAACGTCATGGGTCATAACTGGGTGCTGAGCAAAACCGCAGACATGGCTGGCATCACTACCGATGGCATGGCCGCCGGCATCGACAAGAACTACCTGAAAGAAGGTGACGCTCGCGTCATCGCCCACACCAAAATCATCGGTGCCGGCGAGAAAGACTCGGTGACCTTCGATGTATCGAAGCTGACCGCTGGCGAAAGCTATCAGTTCTTCTGCTCGTTCCCAGGCCACAACTCGATGATGAAAGGCGCTGTTGTCCTGAAGTAATCAGGCAGGTCCAGCCGTCATGAAAAACGCCCCTCCGGGGCGTTTTTTCGTTTATGCGCGGGCCAAACCCGCTCAGCGCTCTGGCTATGTAATTCCTACCGCTGGTCGGAAACCACGGCCTACCTGTTATTTCTGACAGTGGTCAGCGTCTCGGGGGCGGGTGTTAGATGAGCGCCAGCCCTGCCGCTCATGTTGCGGCGACTCTTGCGAGATGGAGATTGCTCATGACTGCTCAAGAAGACGCTCCCAAAATACACGTTGACCTCCCGGAGTCTCTTGAAGAGCCGAGCATCAAGCAGGCGCTGGGTAGCCGCGAGCTTAATCCGATGGAGGTTTACACCACCGGCCGGCTGACTGCAGAAATCAAACGGGAGGATCAGGAATTGCTGGAGACCGACTCGTTCTCCGTCAAAGTCACGGGCGAGAGTGCCGATCCACGCGGTTCGTATGAGAGTCCTGTGTTGAAGTTCAGCTCACCCGCTCTCAGGACCTTGTTTCTGGAACCAAAGCTCACTGCTTTTAATCTGGGCAAAAAGATCAAGGTGGAATACACCGTCAATCGCGATGGTGAAACGTCGGTCACTTCCGACGAGCTCGAATTGAACGTGCTCGGCTTTAAGCTTGAGGATCTGACGAAGGGGGTGATCTTCGGGAAGGATGACGACGGTACCGGGCAAGAACTGGACCTGACCACCGACACCGACGACCGGACGGCGCGCGTTGATATCTGGCCGCTGATTGCCGAAGGGCAATTGCTTTGGATCGTGCTGAAGGGCGAGGACAAGAACGGTGATTCCTACGAGTTAACCCTGTTCGAGGGGCCGGTCGATCAGGCCTTGATCACCCTTGGTTACATCGAGGTGATTGTTCTTTTCAGTGAGCTGAAGCTGTTTGGCGATGGAACAGACGCGACGCTTCAGTACAAGGTTGCGTTTGATCAGGTCGATGACGAGAGCAAGGCGAACCTCTCGGAGGTGCGAAGCTATACCGTTAAGGCAGCTGCTGTGGTGAAACCCGCAATCGGCGAAGTGAAAGACTCCGACGGCACCGCGATCAGCAATCCCGATACGACCAGCAAAACGCCGTTGACGCTCACAGGCACGGTAGCTGAAGGTAAAAAACTCGACATTTACGACGGCGCCAATCGTCTGGATGAAGTCACGGTGACGGGGACCACGTGGACGTTCACTACAGTGGAGTTGTCTCCTGGCGAGCATGTTTTCACGGTCAAGGAGCAGGGTACCGGTGGGCAGCAGTCGGAGCCCTGGACCGTTACCGTAGAAGCGGTGGCGGTGAAACCCGCAATCGGCGAAGTGAAAGACTCCGACGGCACCGCGATCAGCAATCCCGACACGACCAGCAAAACGCCGTTGACGCTCACAGGCACGGTAGCTGAAGGTAAAAAACTCGACATTTACGACGGCGCCAATCGGCTGGATGAAGTCACGGTGACGGGGACCACGTGGACGTTCACTACAGTGGAGTTGTCTCCTGGCGAGCATGTTTTCACGGTCAAGGAGCAGGGTGCCGGTGGGCAGCAGTCGGATCCCTGGACCGTTACCGTAGAAGCGGTGGCGGTGAAACCCGCAATCGGCGAAGTGAAAGACTCCGACGGCACCGCGATCAGCAATCCCGATACGACCAGCAAAACGCCGTTGACGCTCACAGGCACGGTAGCTGAAGGTAAAAAACTCGACATTTACGACGGCGCCAATCGGCTGGATGAAGTCACGGTGACGGGGACCACGTGGACGTTCACTACAGTGGAGTTGTCTCCTGGCGAGCATGTTTTCACGGTCAAGGAGCAGGGTGC
Proteins encoded in this window:
- the azu gene encoding azurin produces the protein MFAKLVAVSLLTLASSQLMAAECKVDVDSTDQMSFNTKEITIDKSCKTFTVNLTHSGSLPKNVMGHNWVLSKTADMAGITTDGMAAGIDKNYLKEGDARVIAHTKIIGAGEKDSVTFDVSKLTAGESYQFFCSFPGHNSMMKGAVVLK